A genomic region of uncultured Paludibaculum sp. contains the following coding sequences:
- a CDS encoding histidine kinase has product MNPTIRLVLRRQLACFLAWTLLGLFMFSQGMVQKTVSNDPNPWWHHLTGWLVGVWTWFLMTPIVLWLGRRLPLERRYWLRRAIAHTALAVCIALLQLSLEAAIVYWIGVFPQYMTSYIGTLAFLLIIGFHQGMLTYWSVIAAQHGFAWYRRYEERKQEALRLELRSSQLEGQLVQARLGALKMQLQPHFLFNTLNAIMVLVRQQKGREAEEMLGRLSDLLRCVLDDVDAQEIPLRRELEYLQIYLSIEQVRFQDRMKVEVAAAPDVLDAAVPHMILQPIVENAIRHGIGRSSDAGRIQISACLVNGLLELKVKNDGPGLAPAGASQTSGIGLTNTRARLEQLYGSAAYLSVRNAADGGVEATIVLPCRAIETEREDERMETHALHGPTGG; this is encoded by the coding sequence ATGAATCCCACAATCCGGCTCGTCCTCCGGCGTCAACTGGCCTGCTTCCTCGCCTGGACACTGCTGGGCCTCTTCATGTTCAGCCAGGGCATGGTGCAGAAGACCGTTTCAAACGACCCCAACCCCTGGTGGCACCATCTGACGGGCTGGCTGGTGGGCGTCTGGACATGGTTCCTGATGACGCCGATTGTTCTTTGGCTGGGCCGCCGTCTTCCCTTGGAACGGCGCTACTGGCTGCGCCGCGCCATCGCCCACACAGCTCTGGCCGTGTGCATCGCTCTCCTGCAACTCTCACTGGAAGCCGCCATCGTGTACTGGATCGGAGTCTTCCCCCAATACATGACCAGCTACATCGGCACGTTGGCGTTCCTGCTAATCATCGGATTTCACCAGGGCATGCTCACTTACTGGTCGGTCATCGCCGCGCAGCACGGCTTCGCCTGGTACCGCCGCTACGAGGAACGCAAGCAGGAGGCTCTACGGCTGGAGTTACGGTCGTCCCAGTTGGAGGGGCAACTCGTGCAGGCCCGCCTGGGTGCCCTCAAGATGCAGCTACAGCCGCATTTTCTCTTCAATACACTGAACGCCATCATGGTCCTGGTGCGACAGCAGAAGGGCCGCGAGGCGGAGGAGATGCTGGGCCGGTTGAGCGACCTGCTGCGCTGCGTGCTCGACGACGTGGACGCCCAGGAGATCCCGCTGCGGCGCGAACTGGAGTACCTGCAGATCTATCTCTCCATCGAGCAGGTGCGGTTCCAGGACCGGATGAAAGTGGAGGTCGCGGCCGCGCCGGATGTACTGGACGCCGCCGTTCCCCACATGATTCTCCAGCCCATCGTCGAGAACGCCATCCGGCACGGCATCGGCCGCAGTTCCGACGCCGGCCGCATCCAGATCAGCGCCTGTCTTGTGAACGGCCTGCTGGAGCTGAAGGTGAAGAACGACGGTCCGGGCCTTGCACCGGCGGGAGCAAGCCAGACATCCGGCATTGGCTTGACCAACACACGCGCACGCCTGGAACAGCTCTATGGCAGCGCCGCGTATCTGTCCGTGCGGAACGCGGCGGACGGTGGCGTGGAAGCCACCATCGTTCTGCCCTGCCGCGCCATCGAAAC
- a CDS encoding MBL fold metallo-hydrolase yields the protein MKISALLICLLPALYGAQPPRIDFTSNLPAKGTFPKVWIHGSKSLLDNHDPPVQVHWFNEHTVVMRENKAYNYEAAFMYLYFGNDRAILLDQGSTALRSEWPLRDVVDKVIAEWCRKHGRQDIPLVLAFSHLHGDHWAAQNQFIDRPNTRIMGLTHEEMVGFWGMKNYPEERVEFDLGGRKLLIWGSPGHVEDEFAYYDTYTQILFTGDMFYRGYCYITYWDKWMDSMARLMQFADKFPIAYVVGCHVEMKKDGSFFTYGTTYQPDEAPVQMDLAMLRRTYEFAKKITKPGVFFTGDVYLCNQTRMTSTLDVNPYVY from the coding sequence ATGAAGATCTCCGCCCTGCTCATCTGCCTGCTGCCGGCGCTGTATGGCGCGCAGCCTCCGCGTATCGATTTCACGTCGAATCTGCCGGCCAAGGGGACATTCCCCAAGGTCTGGATCCACGGCTCGAAATCGCTGCTGGACAACCACGATCCGCCGGTGCAGGTGCACTGGTTCAACGAGCACACCGTAGTCATGCGCGAGAACAAGGCCTACAACTACGAGGCCGCGTTCATGTATCTCTACTTCGGAAACGACCGGGCCATTCTGCTGGATCAGGGCTCGACCGCGCTGCGCTCGGAGTGGCCCCTGCGCGATGTCGTCGACAAGGTGATCGCGGAATGGTGCCGCAAACACGGTCGCCAGGACATCCCCCTGGTGCTCGCCTTCAGCCATCTGCACGGCGATCACTGGGCGGCTCAGAATCAGTTCATCGACCGTCCCAATACGCGCATCATGGGCCTGACGCACGAAGAGATGGTGGGCTTCTGGGGCATGAAGAACTATCCGGAAGAGCGCGTGGAGTTCGACCTCGGCGGACGCAAGCTGCTCATCTGGGGCAGTCCGGGGCATGTCGAGGACGAGTTCGCCTACTACGACACCTATACACAGATCCTCTTCACCGGTGACATGTTCTATCGCGGCTACTGCTACATCACCTACTGGGACAAATGGATGGACAGCATGGCCCGACTGATGCAGTTTGCGGACAAATTCCCGATTGCGTATGTCGTCGGTTGTCATGTGGAGATGAAGAAGGACGGCTCGTTCTTCACCTACGGCACCACCTATCAACCGGACGAGGCACCCGTTCAGATGGACCTGGCGATGCTGCGCCGCACCTACGAGTTCGCGAAGAAGATCACAAAGCCCGGCGTCTTCTTCACGGGCGATGTCTATCTCTGCAATCAGACGAGAATGACGAGCACGCTGGATGTGAACCCTTACGTGTACTGA